The following proteins come from a genomic window of Microbacterium sp. SY138:
- the lpdA gene encoding dihydrolipoyl dehydrogenase, with amino-acid sequence MPHYDVVILGAGPGGYVAAVRSAQLGLSTAIIEEKYWGGVCLNVGCIPSKALLKNAELAHTLNHKADFFGISGEFTIDFGKAFDRSREVAEGRVKGIHFLMKKNKVTEYNGRGTFTGPKAISVAKADGTTEEVTFDNVIIATGSKVRLLPGVTLSENVVTYEEQIMTRELPESIVIVGAGAIGMEFAYVLTNYGVKVTIIEFLDRALPNEDADVSKEITKQYKNYGVDILTSTKVESVVDNGSSVTVTYTGKDGQQSSIEAGKVLMSVGFAPNIEGFGLENTGVKLTERGAIDIDDHMRTNVDGIYAIGDVTAKLQLAHVAEAQGVVAAETIGGAETQTLGDYRMMPRATFCSPQVASFGLTEQQAKDEGREIKVATFPFMANGKAHGLGEPVGFVKLIADAEHLELIGAHMIGPDVSELLPELTLAQKWDLTALELARNVHTHPTLSEALQEGFHGLAGHMINF; translated from the coding sequence ATGCCACACTACGACGTCGTCATCCTTGGTGCAGGTCCTGGCGGATACGTCGCTGCGGTTCGCAGCGCGCAGCTCGGTCTCTCCACCGCGATCATCGAGGAGAAGTACTGGGGCGGTGTCTGCCTCAACGTCGGCTGCATCCCCTCCAAGGCACTCCTGAAGAACGCGGAACTCGCCCACACCCTGAATCACAAGGCTGATTTCTTCGGAATCTCCGGTGAGTTCACGATCGACTTCGGCAAGGCCTTCGATCGCAGCCGCGAGGTGGCCGAAGGCCGCGTCAAGGGCATCCACTTCCTCATGAAGAAGAACAAGGTGACCGAGTACAACGGTCGCGGCACCTTCACCGGCCCCAAGGCGATCTCGGTCGCCAAGGCCGACGGCACGACCGAAGAGGTCACCTTCGACAACGTCATCATCGCCACCGGCTCCAAGGTCCGCCTGCTCCCGGGCGTCACGCTCAGCGAGAACGTGGTGACCTACGAAGAGCAGATCATGACCCGTGAGCTGCCCGAGTCGATCGTCATCGTCGGCGCCGGCGCCATCGGCATGGAGTTCGCGTACGTCCTGACGAACTACGGCGTCAAGGTCACGATCATCGAGTTCCTCGACCGTGCGCTCCCCAACGAGGACGCCGACGTGTCGAAGGAGATCACGAAGCAGTACAAGAACTACGGCGTCGACATCCTCACCTCGACCAAGGTCGAGTCGGTCGTCGACAACGGCTCCTCGGTCACCGTCACATACACCGGCAAGGACGGCCAGCAGAGCTCGATCGAGGCCGGCAAGGTCCTCATGTCGGTAGGGTTCGCCCCGAACATCGAGGGCTTCGGACTCGAGAACACCGGCGTGAAGCTGACCGAGCGCGGCGCGATCGACATCGATGACCACATGCGCACCAACGTCGACGGCATCTACGCGATCGGCGATGTGACGGCCAAGCTGCAGCTCGCCCACGTGGCGGAGGCGCAGGGCGTCGTCGCCGCCGAGACCATCGGCGGAGCCGAGACCCAGACGCTCGGCGACTACCGCATGATGCCGCGCGCGACGTTCTGCTCCCCGCAGGTCGCGTCGTTCGGTCTCACGGAGCAGCAGGCCAAGGACGAGGGGCGCGAGATCAAGGTCGCGACCTTCCCGTTCATGGCGAACGGCAAGGCACACGGCCTGGGCGAGCCGGTCGGCTTCGTCAAGCTGATCGCCGATGCCGAGCACCTCGAGCTCATCGGCGCACACATGATCGGCCCCGACGTCTCCGAGCTCCTCCCCGAGCTGACGCTGGCCCAGAAGTGGGACCTGACGGCTCTCGAGCTGGCCCGCAACGTGCACACCCACCCGACGCTGTCGGAGGCGCTGCAGGAGGGCTTCCACGGCCTCGCCGGTCACATGATCAACTTCTGA